From Deinococcus terrestris, one genomic window encodes:
- a CDS encoding DinB family protein, which produces MNVREYYIYLSGAREELWNFLRALPEAELNRPLIEGGDRFQSIKDLVLHVVDVEDHWIHDVARGGQGVSSRYPHDWVRPRAEKYALGWILQYGSEVQERTRAFLDTQPDLQRRVKLIQDDPQSETVTLDALLSHVMTHEVRHTAQVALLIRLLGHTPPWLDFLRFVRPQPAPTQG; this is translated from the coding sequence ATGAATGTCCGCGAGTACTACATTTATCTGTCCGGCGCACGCGAGGAGCTGTGGAACTTTCTGCGGGCACTCCCCGAGGCCGAACTGAACCGCCCGCTGATCGAGGGCGGCGACCGCTTCCAGTCCATCAAGGACCTGGTGCTGCACGTCGTGGACGTGGAAGACCACTGGATTCACGACGTGGCGCGGGGCGGGCAGGGCGTCTCTTCCCGCTACCCTCACGACTGGGTGCGCCCCCGCGCCGAGAAGTACGCGCTGGGCTGGATTCTGCAGTACGGGAGTGAGGTGCAGGAGCGCACCCGCGCCTTTCTGGACACCCAGCCTGACTTGCAGCGCCGCGTCAAGCTGATTCAGGACGACCCCCAGAGCGAGACGGTCACACTGGACGCCCTGCTGAGCCACGTCATGACCCACGAGGTGCGGCACACCGCGCAGGTCGCCCTCCTGATCCGCCTGCTGGGCCATACCCCGCCGTGGCTGGACTTCCTGCGCTTCGTGCGGCCGCAGCCCGCCCCAACCCAGGGTTGA
- the hemC gene encoding hydroxymethylbilane synthase, with product MRTVTVGTRGSTLALAQTRWVVARLKEEWPETDFRIQTISTQGDRNRGSLEALAQKGNRGFWVKEIEEALLGSRIDIAVHSLKDLPTEQPEGLEVSSIPKRVDARDVLIGKEGMKRLADLPEGARVGTSSIRRKAFLRAFRPDLQVIDLRGNIDTRLAALGTPDYDAIILAAAGLIRTEMRHRIDEFVEPDLLLPAPGQGALALETRADDDLTIEVAYAIHDHLTDDRVTAEREFLAGLGAGCMAPVGAHATVKGGLLTLEGWVGAVDGSQVIRATSSGDPAECADLGAELAADMLAQGAAALIDAARP from the coding sequence ATGCGGACGGTGACGGTAGGTACGCGCGGCAGCACCCTTGCGCTCGCGCAGACGCGGTGGGTGGTGGCCCGCCTGAAGGAGGAGTGGCCGGAGACGGACTTCCGCATCCAGACCATCAGCACCCAGGGGGACCGCAACCGGGGCAGCCTGGAAGCGCTGGCCCAGAAGGGCAACCGGGGCTTCTGGGTCAAGGAGATCGAGGAGGCCCTCCTCGGCAGCCGCATCGACATCGCGGTGCATTCCCTCAAGGACCTGCCCACCGAGCAGCCGGAAGGCCTGGAGGTGTCCTCCATCCCCAAGCGGGTGGACGCCCGCGACGTGCTGATCGGCAAAGAGGGCATGAAGCGACTCGCGGACCTGCCCGAGGGCGCCCGTGTGGGCACCAGCAGCATTCGCCGCAAGGCCTTCTTGCGGGCCTTTCGCCCCGACCTTCAAGTGATTGACCTGCGCGGGAACATCGACACCCGCCTCGCGGCGCTGGGGACTCCCGACTACGACGCGATCATCCTCGCGGCGGCGGGCCTGATCCGCACCGAGATGCGCCACCGCATCGACGAGTTCGTGGAACCCGACCTGCTGCTGCCCGCGCCGGGGCAGGGCGCCCTGGCGCTGGAAACCCGCGCCGACGACGACCTCACCATTGAGGTGGCGTACGCGATCCACGACCACCTCACCGACGACCGGGTGACCGCCGAGCGCGAGTTCCTGGCCGGGCTGGGGGCGGGCTGCATGGCCCCGGTGGGCGCCCACGCCACCGTCAAGGGCGGCCTGCTGACCCTGGAAGGCTGGGTGGGCGCCGTGGACGGCTCGCAGGTGATTCGCGCGACCAGTTCCGGCGACCCCGCCGAGTGCGCCGACCTGGGCGCCGAACTCGCCGCCGACATGCTCGCGCAGGGGGCGGCGGCCCTGATCGACGCCGCCCGGCCCTGA